ACACCCTTGCCTGAAACAATTCGAATccgaattttcaagttgagcAATTCCAGTAACACTTCGTAGAATAAATAAGTAGTCGTAAATTACCTACGAATACAATAGGCTTAGAATTTTTAGGGCCGTGTTGATATTTAAGTTCTAGGAACACGGGAGGTTCGGTAGAGCCTTTTGCCACGCTGTAAAAAGCTTCcattttcttattcaaaatcCAGTCTTTGTGATGGATTTTCACCTCTATTCCACAAGGACTTAACAATTTTTCGGCGACCTTAAATGAGcaagaaattaataatttcaatattcaatttgaagaaatcgGTAAGTTGGAAAAGACACTCACATTGGCAAATATGGAAGGCGTCATTTTATTACTGGGCATGTCTGCTAATCTTCTGGCTACGTTTTGAGCATCCGCTTTTATACAGCCAATTTTCCAATCCTCtctaaattatgattttttttttttaagaattgaaaatgaggtaaaaataaaattccagtAGATTATTGCTCGTATCACTTACTCATTTCCATTCAGAAGGGAAACCCGAGGTTGCGACTTTactttttccttatttttaaattcttgaaatttccaaacaccTAAATGCGAACCTTCTGCAGCTGCTTCAGAATCATTAAAACTTTCGGTCGTTATACTATCAAATTCGTGCGCCTGTAAACTGCGACATCCGGCTACAgcaattggaaaaaaagaaagttaCTTCGAGCACATCAAATTCTTAAGTGATATTTTCAAgactaaaattattattttacctGCAGCAGCGATTCTGATACTTTCTTTCTTCTCGTTGATTTCTTCCAATGCGTCGTAATTTGTACTATCTTTCGGCAATCCAACCAAAGCAACGCCATCGTAATTCGAGCACAAGGAGTAGAAAACTTTTGCGGACCCAGGTTTCAAACTTGATTTCACACTAGATGAAAAGTGAACATATCAAGTCATGAGCATTTTCAAGTCATCTCTTAATAAGAAAACTGTGATATAATGTAAATGAAAAGAGATAACCCATtcaacaaattatcaaaaaaatgaaaaacgaacgaataaaatgaaacgaaGAATTACTTTATTTTGATAATCTTTACAATTAGCAGCTAGAAGAAAattcctagaaaaattgaacagtatcgagacgaaatttgaatgaaatactATCGACTGATGAATAATTTAAATAGAAATAAGGTAATTCTTTACACCACGAGATAACATACCTACATTCGATTCGTAAGTAAGCTATCGCTAATATCCAAATAAATacagaaaaatgatgaaaaaataatacaacttGTTAGGTAACATGAATTAAATACTCATAATTTGTAACAATACGACATCGCTAATATCCAAATAAATacagaaaaatgatgaaaaaataatacaacttGTTAGGTAACATGAATTAAATACTCATAATTTGTAACAATACGACACGTTTACTTCTAAAACAATATAACAGCcctataaaaaattcataaatatttGTACCCCAAATTAACAGAATTGTTTACGCAGCAGTGGCAGCAAGtacttaaaacaaaaaaatatagatacaaaatatttcaataaaacgaaatttgagatgaaaaacaaacaaacaatcgAAAGAACAAATGAACAAATAAAATCTATAAGAAGGTAAGATTCAtcaacgagaaaaaaagtacaactaaAGTCAGATAATGCGAGATTATATCAACTCGAGGATTTTGATCGTTCCTTGGCTATTGGCAGCAATAACAACATTGGATAACTGTTTCCAACAAACTGCAGAAACAAATTCATTCACATCATCATctttctcttctttttccaaGACACTACACAACCCATCGAATTTATAGTGCAGCAATTTCTTACACAACCCTTTATAATAAATATACAGAGAGTTATTTTCGGAGCCACAAGCAATGTAGTCACCGTCTGTGGCAAGtcctacaaaatttttttcattaatatgCCCCACGTAAGAACGCAAACAATGAGAAGCATTAATATTCCATAATTTCAATTGGCTATCCGTCGATGCTGAAACAATGTCTTCTCTACTCAGAAATTTGACGTAGGAGACTGCTTTTCGATGACCTTTGAACACAGCTAGCGCGTGTTTCATGTTTCTTAAATCGTAATAATGAACACAGTGATCAGCTGAACCAAAAGCAAGATGACATGAACTTTTAGGATTAAATTTTACGCAGCAAACGTTCGCTTTCGCTTCCAACGAAGCTATGGAGTGTTCTTCATTTAGTGACCAAAGTTTGACGCGTGCGTCGTCTGAACCGGAAGCAATTAAACGTGTATCTACGTTATTGAAATCAACGCTCCAGCATCGTTTTTCATGTTCTTGAAATGTTTTCGTTCTTTGACTGGTACTCACATCCCATATGGTAACCGTACCTTCATAATCACTGCTAGCCAGAACTCCTTTGTGGTAAGAGTTCCAACTAATACATGAGATTTTCGAAGACGATACCATTTCGGTGCAAGGATAATGGACATCGACCGTATCTTGAATAACTTGAGCATATTCGTAAACTTTAATACGTTTTGTAACACCAGCAATAGCGAAAAATTCGTTATCTTTATCGAATTCTATACTAGAGACGATTGTCGAGTTGTTGAATATATCATTAGAATAGCTTAACGTTGCTAGTGGTCTGAGTTTACTGTATctagaaaatttaatcagattATCTCTAAATGTGTCTAAACCCGTTATGTTGCTGACACTGGTATCGCTCGAAGATGAGCATTTGTCGTTACTTTTACCAAAAGTAATTTCTTTAGCTCTGCAAGCGAAATAGCACTTGACGAAATCATCGAAATGCGCCTGTATTATTTGATTACGTAACGAAAAGGAAGACTGGGTAATTTCTGTACTTTTGTGAATGCTATTAAAACTCTCCGTTCGATTGGATTCTTTCCTATCAGGAACTACGGCTTCTTTTTTCGACACAGGATCTTCGGAAGTTTTCTCAAAAGAGCTGCTACTGCTGTCGGAATCGgaatttcgaagaatttcttCGACTTCTTCGATATCTTTTTTAATTATGCTCACTTCCTTGGTTATATCACATAGCTGTCTCTCTTTTAAACGTAATAAGTTCTTAAGAAATTCGTACAGTAACTTATTTTGAGTAGCGCATGATTCCGCTTCCAAGCGTTGTTTACGCTGTTGCAAAACCTCCAACATAACATTTACATCCGGTAACGATAAATTTTGCGATTCGGAAGCAACAAAATCTTTTAATCCATCAGAATTACTTTGTGAAGAACTTCCTCGATCAAAGGGATAGTCCAGTGTTAACCCCAATTCTTCTGCTGCTTTCAAACGAGATTTGTATTTGGCGATTAACTCGTTTAGTAAAAAATTCGGAAACGTGTGTTCAATTCCTGCTAGCGCGAAACTGCATTTCGGGCAACGATGATTTACTTCAAGAGCTTTGGATATGCACCGAAAACAAAATGTATGACCACACCGAGTAATATGAGCTTCTTCTAAAACATCGAAACATATCGGGCACAAGAAATCGTTTGTTTTGTCTTCAAATGTTCCACTAATTCCGCTAGGCACGGTGGGATGTTGACGTTTCATGGGCCGCGAACGAACGGGTGATGGAAATATCATCTCTCGCCCGCTTGACATTATTACAGATAATTTTTAACTATATCTGAAACATAATTCaatcgaatgaaaataaaaattttcaacattaagGAAGCGGGCGAGAgagatgaaaacaaaataaaaatacaatagaAATTCCTACGAGTGGAACTTTGGTAATTGGACAGCAAAAAAGAGCACCACATAAACAAGACTTTCACTTACATATTCAAGTGTTGTTGAAGCTTTCCCGACACTTGTTTATCGTAAGTTTCAGCAGCCTGAGTGAATTTCAGCTCATCTTTTTCATTACAATGTACTCCAAGAACTAGACCTTTCTGTAACATGCGCATAAAATTGGAATTGGCAACACATCCACATTACATTCATCTACTTCGAAATCCAAACCGTACTTACCCTACATTGGATTCCTTCGGTCGCTAAATAACGAAAACATTGGTTGGATACTCTATGTAATGAAGGCGACTCAGCAATTCTTAGGAAATGAACCATGCTTCACAGCAGCGATCGTAATAAAACTTAGGAACTTTGTACAACAAAAAGACACTTTCACAATGCTTTATcaattccaaatttgaatttatgaaaatgtatGCGCCTTATTCTAAAAGTGGAAGTGAGATGAGATCGTGAGAATTTGGAAGGTGAATACGACTttacgaaacaaaacaaaagcaaattgtcaaaaacggatcaattaatcaattttcttccaaaatttcaattctagtatgcattatttttcaatttttcattttcaatttcattgcaAGTGCAAGCTTATCAATCATTCTtcggcaaaaaaatgaaaattactgcaggcaacaatgatgaaaaaattctctttttcaacttttccattacatgaaatgaaatgaataacaTGAATGAAAGATGATTGACAATTGATAACAAATAGCAATGCAAAATTGCAGAGAAAAGGAAGGtaataaattcaattaaaaatattccattttttgcTAGAATTTTTGCACAATTGCATACGAACTGTGAAATAAAGGGATTTTTGCAATATGAACACGTGTAACAATGAGTCAAAATTAAGgatgttggtgaaaaaatcatgcACTGGATCACACTGATCACACTCATGTTTTTGTCGCAACTCGCAAGACAAGCAACAATCAACATCAACATTATTTgttgtaactttttttcaaaatttttgagcaacatTTTCTctgttatcatttttgaatatcCCATTCCCCTTTTCCCAGGGTTTTCTCGATttctcaaagttgaactttctcaAATTCATTCGCCCTTTTTCAATcttgtttacttttttctttttgaatgggCGTTCATTGCACACGTTTGTTTTTGTGtctttttaaatggaaaattgaaaaatcaaaatatgtttAACTGATATTGTGAAGTTACCTTTCTGAGATATTTCCTTCTAAGTACGAAAGTACGATCATATAATTACTATTATGAAATAATGATTTAAAATAATAAGAGCAATAGAACAATAGATAATTTCTCCATAGTTTATTCGAAAATGAGTGTTATATCGGATAACGATAGCGGCAAAGTTGTGGAAGGCTGTGGAGGTAGACTGattcaaaaaactgaatcaCTGATGAAAAGGAGGTCACAAAAGTATTCTAATCGCGcgaggtaatttttgtttttgatactgaattttttaaatttaacttcTTTGCTATGATTTCGGTTCATTTTTCAGTGCAGCGATGTCGAATTCAACCTCAGTTACACAGCTGGACCGAGCTCCGAATATCATGCCTCAAAAAACCTATATATTCTGGCTTTTGATTCTAATTATATTCTTCATGGCTGCGGTGAATTTCACTGTGTTGATCATTATGATCAACGTTCTACGTATTGGCGAAGGGATGGAAAGTATGGAAATGCTATCTAAAgaagaaattatcaaattatacGGTGATACGGATTTCGATTACATTGTGTACAATGAAGAAGCTCTGAAAGGTTTTCAAGATATTCCTTTACAAGTTAGAAGTAATGAAGGATTTGTTGTAATGGCTTTGAACAATTATAAAGACATGATCTCTAGTGACAAAATGAAACTTACAAATGATGAAATATCATTTTCGAACATTGATCATTTCCAAGTGGTTGATCCTGTCACTCAAAAAACAGTGTTTTCAACGCATAATAACAATTATGAGATTCCAAAAGGCGTATCTAATTTAGATATAAAACGATTGCGCGTTAATCGATTGGTGAGCCCGAGTAATTCAAATTTAACAATTAAATCAGACTCCCTTACTAAAATAAAGGGTAATGAAGGAATGAATGTAAAAGGCAAAGAAGTTACATTCTTTGCCGATGGTGATATTCATTTGAAAAGTGTAAAGGGTGATATACATTTACTAGCTGGCAACATTACTATAAATATGAAAGATATTCAAACTTCATTTACAAATCAGCGAGGATATGCCTCTCAGTACAGTGGATCTCACTTTAAATTATGTGTGTGCATGCCTCAAGGAGTGCTCTTTAAAGTTCCTGTTCTTAAAGGTAAAAACCCTCAAAAAGCTTGTAGTAATGTTGACTTTTCTGAAAGGAATAACCCTTGCGTTAAActatgaataaaatttcaaatctttcgACGCTTTAGgacaataaaaattacctttcGGTATTCGT
The sequence above is a segment of the Planococcus citri chromosome 3, ihPlaCitr1.1, whole genome shotgun sequence genome. Coding sequences within it:
- the LOC135839047 gene encoding cytosol aminopeptidase-like isoform X2 — its product is MVHFLRIAESPSLHRVSNQCFRYLATEGIQCRKGLVLGVHCNEKDELKFTQAAETYDKQVSGKLQQHLNIVKSSLKPGSAKVFYSLCSNYDGVALVGLPKDSTNYDALEEINEKKESIRIAAAAGCRSLQAHEFDSITTESFNDSEAAAEGSHLGVWKFQEFKNKEKVKSQPRVSLLNGNEEDWKIGCIKADAQNVARRLADMPSNKMTPSIFANVAEKLLSPCGIEVKIHHKDWILNKKMEAFYSVAKGSTEPPVFLELKYQHGPKNSKPIVFVGKGVTFDSGGISLKPSASMDEMRADMGGAACVLATMLSVAQLELPINFIGLIPLCENMPSGMANKPGDIVTAMNGKTIQIDNTDAEGRLILADALCYAASFDPKFTLDIATLTGAMRVALGGVATGVFSNSNELWKELSQAGAYTGDRVWRFPLWKCYSKNITEYPAVDVNNVGKGKGGGACTAAAFLKEFSPPGDWLHLDIAGVMGPKDDLPYLHSGMTGRPTRTLTQFLMQLSEKK
- the LOC135839047 gene encoding E3 ubiquitin-protein ligase COP1-like isoform X1, with translation MSSGREMIFPSPVRSRPMKRQHPTVPSGISGTFEDKTNDFLCPICFDVLEEAHITRCGHTFCFRCISKALEVNHRCPKCSFALAGIEHTFPNFLLNELIAKYKSRLKAAEELGLTLDYPFDRGSSSQSNSDGLKDFVASESQNLSLPDVNVMLEVLQQRKQRLEAESCATQNKLLYEFLKNLLRLKERQLCDITKEVSIIKKDIEEVEEILRNSDSDSSSSSFEKTSEDPVSKKEAVVPDRKESNRTESFNSIHKSTEITQSSFSLRNQIIQAHFDDFVKCYFACRAKEITFGKSNDKCSSSSDTSVSNITGLDTFRDNLIKFSRYSKLRPLATLSYSNDIFNNSTIVSSIEFDKDNEFFAIAGVTKRIKVYEYAQVIQDTVDVHYPCTEMVSSSKISCISWNSYHKGVLASSDYEGTVTIWDVSTSQRTKTFQEHEKRCWSVDFNNVDTRLIASGSDDARVKLWSLNEEHSIASLEAKANVCCVKFNPKSSCHLAFGSADHCVHYYDLRNMKHALAVFKGHRKAVSYVKFLSREDIVSASTDSQLKLWNINASHCLRSYVGHINEKNFVGLATDGDYIACGSENNSLYIYYKGLCKKLLHYKFDGLCSVLEKEEKDDDVNEFVSAVCWKQLSNVVIAANSQGTIKILELI
- the Scgbeta gene encoding beta-sarcoglycan, which produces MSVISDNDSGKVVEGCGGRLIQKTESLMKRRSQKYSNRASAAMSNSTSVTQLDRAPNIMPQKTYIFWLLILIIFFMAAVNFTVLIIMINVLRIGEGMESMEMLSKEEIIKLYGDTDFDYIVYNEEALKGFQDIPLQVRSNEGFVVMALNNYKDMISSDKMKLTNDEISFSNIDHFQVVDPVTQKTVFSTHNNNYEIPKGVSNLDIKRLRVNRLVSPSNSNLTIKSDSLTKIKGNEGMNVKGKEVTFFADGDIHLKSVKGDIHLLAGNITINMKDIQTSFTNQRGYASQYSGSHFKLCVCMPQGVLFKVPVLKGKNPQKACSNVDFSERNNPCVKL